The following proteins are encoded in a genomic region of Dyadobacter sp. UC 10:
- a CDS encoding Fic family protein: protein MYIHQRREWPSFTWNSDTLLDILGEVRNKQGRLVGKMENLGVALREEAVLESLTTEVLKSNEIEGEFLDADQVRSSIALKLGMNAGGVSKADRSVEGVVDVMLDATTNYQAPLSADRMFGWHAALFPTGRSGMSKITTAAWRDVPMQVVSGGMGREQVHFEAPAADKVPGDMDLFINWFNKIDAADPVLKAGIAHLWFVTIHPFDDGNGRLARTIADMQLARSDKSSQRFYSMSAQIRIEREAYYEILEKTQRSDELDITAWLKWFLLCFSRALNQTENLLENVIQKAEYWSVFNNKTLNDRQRLMLNKLMDGFEGKLNSSKWAKMTKTSHDTALRDIQGLVDQQVLVQESSGGRSTSYRLIELPEKQ from the coding sequence ATGTATATACACCAGCGACGAGAGTGGCCAAGCTTTACATGGAATTCCGACACTTTGTTGGACATCCTAGGAGAAGTGCGTAACAAGCAGGGAAGGCTTGTCGGTAAGATGGAAAACCTCGGTGTCGCGTTGAGAGAGGAAGCGGTTTTAGAATCACTTACAACCGAAGTTTTGAAGTCAAATGAGATTGAAGGTGAATTCCTGGACGCGGATCAAGTCAGGTCATCAATAGCCTTGAAACTTGGAATGAACGCAGGTGGGGTCTCGAAAGCTGACCGTTCTGTGGAAGGCGTCGTTGATGTGATGTTGGACGCAACAACGAATTATCAGGCACCGCTGTCTGCCGACCGGATGTTCGGCTGGCATGCAGCGCTTTTCCCGACCGGTCGAAGCGGAATGTCAAAAATAACTACCGCGGCCTGGCGCGATGTGCCAATGCAAGTTGTTTCCGGAGGTATGGGAAGAGAACAGGTACATTTTGAGGCACCGGCTGCTGATAAGGTTCCCGGCGATATGGACCTTTTTATCAATTGGTTTAATAAAATAGACGCAGCAGACCCGGTTTTGAAAGCAGGAATCGCTCACCTCTGGTTTGTAACCATACACCCGTTTGACGATGGTAATGGTCGCCTGGCACGAACGATCGCAGACATGCAGCTTGCGCGCTCGGATAAAAGCTCTCAACGTTTTTATAGCATGTCCGCTCAGATCCGCATAGAACGCGAAGCTTACTATGAAATTCTCGAAAAGACGCAGCGTAGTGACGAACTCGACATTACCGCCTGGCTTAAATGGTTTTTGCTGTGTTTCAGTCGGGCGCTGAACCAGACCGAAAATTTGCTCGAAAATGTCATTCAAAAGGCGGAATACTGGTCTGTATTTAATAATAAGACCCTCAATGACCGCCAGCGATTAATGCTTAACAAATTGATGGATGGCTTCGAAGGAAAACTGAATTCCTCTAAATGGGCCAAAATGACAAAAACATCTCATGATACGGCACTAAGGGATATCCAGGGACTTGTAGACCAGCAAGTTCTTGTGCAAGAGTCGAGTGGGGGACGCAGCACAAGTTACCGCCTGATCGAGTTGCCCGAAAAGCAGTGA
- a CDS encoding aminoglycoside 6-adenylyltransferase, with product MMKSMTSRSDSQMMELILNVASGDSRILAVLQDGSRSNPNVTADIFQDFDIIYVVEDPEPFLRDYSWVDVFGERMIMQLPEDMELYPPSPELAGAFSYLMLFTDGNRIDLVMVPLQSLHHFTADSLCKVLLDKSGIFNASPLPSASDASYQVHKPSARSFTDCCNEFWFTSGSMGKALWRGEVIYGQELLNQVIRGALLQMLDWHIGCRHGFRVNPGKSGKFYQRYLEPELYEKLLATYPLASLPHIWDATFAAIELFSYSAKFIASELGYEYPADWDEHLTAHLQHVRKLPADAQKIYGN from the coding sequence ATGATGAAAAGCATGACCAGCAGGAGCGACTCACAGATGATGGAATTGATATTGAATGTTGCGTCCGGAGACAGTCGTATTCTGGCTGTATTGCAGGACGGGTCAAGATCCAATCCGAATGTAACTGCCGATATTTTCCAGGACTTCGATATTATCTATGTGGTGGAAGATCCGGAGCCTTTTTTGCGGGATTATAGCTGGGTGGATGTTTTTGGTGAAAGGATGATCATGCAGTTACCGGAAGATATGGAACTGTATCCCCCGTCTCCCGAACTTGCGGGAGCTTTCTCCTACCTGATGTTATTTACAGATGGGAACCGGATTGACCTGGTGATGGTGCCACTGCAAAGCCTCCATCATTTCACTGCCGATAGCCTCTGCAAGGTGTTGTTAGACAAGAGCGGAATTTTTAACGCCAGCCCGCTGCCTTCGGCAAGCGATGCCAGTTATCAGGTCCATAAACCGTCGGCCCGCTCGTTTACCGATTGCTGTAATGAATTCTGGTTCACGAGCGGCAGTATGGGCAAGGCGCTCTGGCGTGGCGAGGTGATTTACGGTCAGGAATTATTAAACCAGGTGATCCGGGGAGCACTGCTGCAAATGCTGGATTGGCATATTGGATGCCGGCATGGATTTAGGGTAAATCCCGGTAAATCGGGAAAGTTCTATCAACGGTATCTGGAGCCCGAATTGTACGAAAAGTTACTCGCAACCTACCCGTTAGCCAGCTTGCCTCATATTTGGGACGCTACATTTGCTGCTATCGAATTGTTCAGCTACTCTGCAAAGTTTATTGCATCTGAATTGGGCTACGAGTATCCGGCAGATTGGGACGAACATCTCACAGCTCATTTGCAACATGTCCGAAAGCTACCCGCCGATGCTCAAAAGATTTATGGGAATTGA
- a CDS encoding pirin family protein, with protein sequence MKKKSSFSTQGQRADIGDLIIYRMLPNRYADAVGPFVFLDHVAPAVQTKVNKEGTGAHPHRGIATLTYVLHGEDEHFDSAGNYAKVHSGGVQWMNAGNGIIHDETLNHDSVTDSRLVHAFQFWVNLPSTVKAEKPAYLAIEGNEVPYKDLPDRRGWIKVIAGSFEELSSAVPTYSEQFLYHIHLEPGVSFVIDFAGKLEVAAFLPVLPASINDEHFNAGDFIEFGREDGSLELRNDNTEGCDFLVFGGEPYTEPIVAEGPFVMNAELEIAHAYRDFYNGKYGKIDYEKQRAGK encoded by the coding sequence ATGAAAAAGAAAAGCAGTTTTTCGACACAGGGTCAGAGAGCGGATATCGGCGACCTGATCATTTATCGCATGCTACCGAACAGATATGCTGATGCGGTCGGCCCGTTTGTTTTTTTAGATCATGTCGCTCCGGCAGTCCAAACAAAGGTTAATAAGGAAGGTACAGGCGCGCACCCGCACCGGGGAATCGCTACTTTAACTTATGTACTACATGGAGAGGACGAACACTTTGACAGTGCGGGGAACTATGCAAAGGTACATTCCGGCGGGGTGCAATGGATGAATGCCGGAAATGGGATCATTCACGACGAAACGCTGAACCATGATTCGGTAACAGACTCCCGGCTGGTGCACGCTTTTCAGTTCTGGGTCAATTTGCCGTCCACAGTAAAAGCTGAAAAACCGGCGTATTTAGCCATAGAAGGCAATGAAGTGCCTTATAAAGATTTACCGGACAGACGCGGTTGGATCAAGGTGATCGCGGGTTCATTTGAAGAGCTTTCCTCTGCGGTACCGACCTATTCAGAACAGTTTCTCTATCATATTCATTTGGAGCCAGGTGTCAGTTTTGTAATCGACTTTGCAGGTAAACTGGAAGTAGCGGCTTTCCTGCCGGTCCTGCCTGCTTCCATCAACGACGAGCATTTCAATGCCGGAGATTTTATAGAATTTGGCCGGGAGGATGGAAGTCTGGAACTGCGGAATGACAATACGGAAGGATGTGACTTTTTAGTGTTTGGCGGAGAACCCTATACGGAGCCGATCGTGGCAGAAGGACCATTTGTCATGAACGCCGAATTAGAGATCGCCCATGCTTACCGGGATTTTTACAACGGCAAATATGGTAAAATCGATTATGAAAAGCAGAGGGCCGGGAAGTAA
- a CDS encoding LLM class flavin-dependent oxidoreductase codes for MEIGVDSFASAMFGSKELGSQDAMEQLLDRIVAADQAGLDIFGIGEHHKKEFLDSAPAVILAAAAARTKNIRLTSAVTVLSTSDPVRVFQNFATMDIISKGRAEMIVGRGSSIEAFPLFGYNLNDYDALFNEKLKLLLQIRDQEFVTWSGKFRPELKDQPVYPRPVQEKLPVWLGVGGTPQSFVRAGSLGLPLMVAVIGGETERFRPLIDLYRKSGHEAGYSPAQLQVGLHSPGYVGVNDEAAIADYYPGYQESWTKIGRERGWPPVTKGQFDQLVSEKGVLVVGGPETVAEKLLRHSEALGGIDRFMFQMDIAGLTHQQLMTSIELIGNKVIPLLRQHKTVHSR; via the coding sequence ATGGAAATAGGCGTAGATAGTTTTGCTTCGGCCATGTTCGGGAGCAAGGAGCTTGGGAGTCAGGACGCGATGGAGCAACTGCTGGACAGAATTGTCGCAGCGGATCAGGCAGGGCTTGATATTTTCGGGATCGGCGAACACCACAAAAAAGAATTTCTGGACTCTGCTCCGGCAGTAATATTGGCAGCAGCTGCAGCACGGACCAAAAACATCCGGTTAACAAGTGCGGTCACCGTCCTGAGTACCTCTGACCCTGTTCGCGTATTTCAAAATTTTGCGACCATGGATATTATTTCAAAAGGACGTGCAGAAATGATCGTTGGCCGGGGTTCTTCGATAGAAGCGTTCCCATTGTTCGGGTATAATCTGAACGACTATGACGCTTTATTTAATGAGAAACTAAAACTGCTGCTGCAAATCCGTGATCAGGAATTTGTTACGTGGTCGGGAAAGTTCAGACCGGAACTGAAAGATCAGCCGGTATATCCCCGTCCCGTTCAGGAGAAGTTACCGGTCTGGCTCGGTGTCGGCGGAACGCCGCAATCATTTGTACGTGCGGGTTCGCTGGGGCTTCCGTTAATGGTCGCGGTCATAGGCGGTGAGACTGAGCGCTTTCGGCCGCTGATCGATCTTTACAGGAAGTCAGGACATGAAGCGGGGTACAGCCCGGCACAGCTTCAGGTTGGACTGCATTCGCCCGGTTATGTCGGTGTGAACGATGAGGCAGCGATCGCAGATTATTACCCGGGCTACCAAGAATCCTGGACCAAAATAGGCCGCGAACGCGGCTGGCCACCTGTTACGAAAGGTCAGTTTGACCAGTTGGTATCAGAGAAAGGCGTCCTGGTAGTCGGTGGGCCGGAAACCGTTGCCGAAAAACTGCTACGCCACAGCGAAGCACTTGGCGGGATAGACCGTTTTATGTTCCAGATGGATATAGCAGGCCTTACACACCAGCAATTAATGACGTCAATTGAGCTGATCGGCAATAAAGTAATCCCGCTATTGAGGCAACATAAAACAGTGCATTCGCGCTGA
- a CDS encoding Crp/Fnr family transcriptional regulator yields the protein MYDAFFDYLKRYSSEPLSEDEMNLIRQALTPFKLRKRQYFLQAGDVCKNFAFITHGAMRQYMVDDKGTEHVARLGIENWWMGDRESFLMNTPSAYHIDAWENTEMLLINKAATDELIRKVPAYCEMTREMDNRNNIANQRRITSSISFTAEKRYADLFATYPELIERFPQHVIASYLGITKDTLSRVKRQLLRK from the coding sequence ATGTACGATGCTTTTTTTGACTATTTAAAAAGATACAGTTCCGAACCTCTCTCCGAGGATGAAATGAACCTGATCAGGCAGGCCTTAACGCCTTTCAAGCTCAGGAAAAGACAGTACTTTTTACAGGCCGGAGATGTATGTAAAAACTTCGCGTTTATCACTCATGGCGCGATGAGACAATATATGGTCGATGATAAAGGTACTGAGCATGTTGCCCGGCTGGGTATTGAAAACTGGTGGATGGGCGACCGCGAAAGTTTCCTGATGAACACGCCGAGTGCGTATCATATCGATGCCTGGGAGAATACAGAAATGCTGCTCATCAATAAGGCGGCGACGGATGAACTGATCAGGAAGGTGCCTGCTTACTGTGAGATGACGAGAGAAATGGACAACAGGAACAACATTGCCAATCAGAGACGAATTACTTCTTCCATCAGCTTTACCGCCGAAAAACGCTATGCGGATCTGTTTGCAACTTACCCAGAGCTGATTGAACGTTTTCCCCAGCATGTCATCGCTTCCTACCTGGGGATCACTAAGGATACGCTCAGCCGCGTCAAGCGGCAGCTGCTGCGCAAGTAG
- a CDS encoding GNAT family N-acetyltransferase, with translation MENTKVILRDNGFGEILLFSDDIKVGEMAVSVRNEKLTVYHTEVYPEFEGRGFAKLLLDRLVSYAKENSLMILPLCPYVNAQFRRHPEQYREVWLRSDA, from the coding sequence ATGGAAAATACGAAAGTAATTTTGAGAGATAATGGCTTTGGCGAGATCCTTTTGTTCTCCGACGACATTAAAGTGGGAGAGATGGCAGTATCCGTCAGAAACGAAAAATTAACGGTTTATCACACTGAGGTATATCCGGAATTCGAAGGCAGGGGCTTTGCGAAATTATTGCTCGACCGGCTCGTCAGCTACGCAAAAGAGAATAGCCTGATGATCCTGCCGCTTTGCCCTTATGTGAACGCACAGTTCAGGCGCCACCCCGAGCAGTATCGTGAGGTCTGGCTCAGAAGTGACGCTTGA
- a CDS encoding glycoside hydrolase family 30 protein → MKNVLIATVAGLGIALSSCSAKAPVNEDPKPQDTLTANKVAVWVTNGSQSKLLKSDNPLAIVKAGSVSPSENLINIDFNTKLQEMEGFGGAMTGSSAYLINQKLNATQRADLLKDLFDPQAGIGMSYIRVTMGASDFSLEDFTYNDLPAGQTDASLAKFSIAKDQTDLIPVLKSVVALQPSIKIMATPWSAPAWMKNNGKLAGGSLKPEWYGAYANYFVKYLDAYKSAGITIDALSVQNEPLHEAAYPSMGMDSAAQLVFIKNHLGPLFQSRSIQTKVLLYDHNWDRPGYPVSILKDPQANQFVAGSAFHAYGGSVSAMSQVHDQFPDKELYFTEISGGRWATNFSDNLKWNMSNIFIGTANNWSKNALLWNIALDENDGPKNKGCDNCRGVVTIHADGSITKNVEYYTIAHMSKFVRPGAFRVQSGKLSAASGLEHVAFVNPDDSNVLVILNQSGDNKKFTVAMNGNQFSYTIDPNAVATLVWK, encoded by the coding sequence ATGAAAAACGTTCTGATTGCGACGGTAGCGGGCCTGGGCATTGCATTGAGCAGCTGTTCGGCAAAGGCACCGGTGAATGAAGATCCCAAACCACAGGATACCCTCACTGCCAATAAAGTGGCGGTGTGGGTTACAAACGGGTCACAAAGCAAATTACTGAAAAGTGACAACCCGCTTGCGATCGTAAAAGCCGGCTCCGTCTCTCCGTCCGAAAACCTGATCAACATTGATTTCAATACGAAATTGCAGGAAATGGAAGGTTTCGGCGGCGCGATGACGGGTTCTTCTGCTTATCTGATCAATCAAAAACTGAATGCAACCCAACGTGCGGATCTGCTGAAAGATCTTTTCGACCCGCAGGCCGGAATTGGCATGAGCTACATCCGCGTGACAATGGGCGCGTCGGACTTTTCGCTGGAAGATTTTACTTACAATGATCTGCCTGCAGGACAAACCGACGCTTCTTTGGCCAAATTCTCCATTGCGAAAGACCAAACGGATCTGATTCCGGTATTGAAATCGGTGGTCGCATTGCAGCCTTCGATCAAAATCATGGCCACGCCCTGGTCGGCGCCGGCGTGGATGAAAAACAATGGAAAACTGGCGGGCGGAAGTTTGAAACCGGAATGGTATGGCGCCTACGCCAATTATTTTGTGAAATATCTGGATGCTTACAAAAGCGCAGGTATTACGATAGACGCGCTTTCCGTGCAGAACGAACCGCTGCATGAAGCTGCATATCCCTCCATGGGAATGGATTCGGCAGCGCAATTGGTTTTTATCAAAAATCACCTGGGCCCGCTTTTTCAATCCAGATCCATTCAAACAAAAGTCCTGCTTTACGATCACAACTGGGACCGGCCGGGTTACCCGGTTTCAATCCTGAAAGATCCGCAGGCAAATCAGTTCGTAGCGGGTTCGGCATTTCATGCTTATGGCGGAAGTGTGTCCGCGATGAGCCAGGTACACGATCAGTTTCCGGATAAGGAATTGTATTTCACCGAAATATCAGGCGGGCGCTGGGCGACCAATTTCTCCGACAATTTGAAATGGAATATGTCCAATATCTTCATCGGCACCGCCAACAACTGGTCGAAGAATGCATTGCTTTGGAACATTGCCCTGGATGAAAACGACGGCCCGAAAAACAAAGGCTGTGATAACTGCCGCGGCGTGGTGACCATTCATGCCGACGGTAGCATTACTAAAAACGTTGAATACTACACCATCGCCCACATGTCGAAATTCGTGCGCCCCGGCGCATTCCGCGTGCAGTCCGGCAAACTAAGTGCTGCCAGCGGCCTTGAACACGTTGCATTCGTGAATCCCGACGACTCCAATGTGCTGGTGATTTTGAACCAGAGCGGGGATAACAAAAAGTTTACAGTGGCGATGAACGGAAATCAGTTCAGCTATACAATCGACCCGAATGCAGTAGCGACGCTGGTTTGGAAGTAA
- a CDS encoding RagB/SusD family nutrient uptake outer membrane protein gives MMKKINYITWALAASVLFSCQDQLNLQPVSQTVVGEGGAGTAGSAIKDAASAEAALAGTYAIFKNGSAEYYVMDYFILGDGQSDNAYAGADNAAWFEVDEFRILSTNAVAARDWSYLYNHIASANSVIANVPKVTHASLSADRKAQMVGEAKFIRARAYFDLVRIYGDVPLVVDELPTITSDNVEEIYGQLYPARNTAEEVYAQIIKDLEEAAPAVPKTGPNKNTVTPGAVHTLLSKVYATRKDWAKVKENADKVIALGYTLMPNFEDLWDGKHENSAEAIFELNFQDWATGGNWGSSMFYGTDWKKFNTPSNDLIKAFDDEKDAVRKASTIFTANVTGKWSDKYWSLNTFPFAYKMRNTDASQNIIMYRLADVLLLKAEAANETGDLTTARTLVNQIRTRAKLPATTAADQAAMRLAIEKERRLELAFEGQRWYDLTRTARVVPVMEAVKDGAGKSLNYKLTDTRLFWPVPQGEIDKNANLKQNNGY, from the coding sequence ATGATGAAAAAGATCAATTATATAACATGGGCACTGGCAGCTTCGGTACTTTTCTCCTGCCAGGATCAACTTAATTTACAGCCTGTTTCCCAGACCGTTGTGGGCGAAGGCGGTGCTGGAACAGCCGGTTCAGCCATCAAGGATGCGGCCAGTGCCGAGGCTGCATTGGCAGGTACCTACGCGATTTTCAAAAATGGTTCTGCCGAGTATTATGTGATGGATTATTTTATCCTCGGCGACGGTCAGTCGGACAACGCTTACGCCGGTGCCGATAATGCGGCCTGGTTTGAGGTAGATGAATTCCGCATTCTTTCCACGAATGCCGTAGCTGCGCGGGACTGGTCGTATTTATACAATCACATCGCCAGCGCCAACTCGGTCATTGCCAATGTTCCGAAAGTGACACATGCTTCCCTATCAGCCGATCGTAAGGCGCAGATGGTGGGAGAGGCGAAATTTATCCGCGCGCGTGCCTATTTTGACCTGGTCCGTATTTACGGCGATGTTCCTTTGGTGGTAGATGAATTGCCCACGATCACTTCCGACAATGTTGAGGAGATTTACGGCCAGCTGTACCCAGCGAGAAATACCGCGGAAGAAGTGTATGCGCAGATTATCAAAGACCTGGAAGAAGCCGCGCCTGCGGTGCCGAAAACAGGCCCGAATAAGAATACGGTCACGCCGGGGGCAGTGCATACATTGCTTTCGAAAGTGTACGCCACCCGCAAAGACTGGGCGAAGGTGAAGGAAAATGCCGACAAGGTGATCGCATTGGGGTATACCTTAATGCCCAACTTCGAAGACCTGTGGGACGGAAAGCATGAAAACAGCGCGGAAGCGATCTTTGAGCTGAACTTTCAGGATTGGGCAACAGGTGGAAACTGGGGCTCCTCGATGTTCTACGGTACCGACTGGAAAAAATTCAACACGCCATCCAATGATCTTATTAAAGCATTTGACGACGAAAAAGATGCAGTGCGCAAGGCCTCGACGATTTTCACGGCTAACGTAACCGGCAAATGGTCAGACAAATACTGGTCGTTGAATACCTTTCCGTTTGCCTACAAAATGCGCAATACTGACGCTTCGCAAAACATCATTATGTACCGTTTGGCAGATGTATTGCTGCTGAAAGCAGAGGCGGCGAACGAAACCGGCGACCTGACGACCGCCCGAACTTTGGTAAACCAGATCAGGACCCGGGCCAAACTGCCTGCGACTACCGCGGCTGACCAGGCAGCGATGCGACTGGCGATTGAAAAAGAACGTCGTCTGGAACTGGCATTCGAAGGCCAGCGCTGGTACGATCTGACCCGCACCGCCCGCGTGGTACCGGTGATGGAAGCTGTCAAAGACGGTGCAGGCAAAAGCTTGAACTATAAACTGACCGACACCAGATTGTTCTGGCCGGTCCCGCAGGGCGAAATAGATAAAAATGCCAATTTGAAACAGAATAACGGTTATTAA
- a CDS encoding SusC/RagA family TonB-linked outer membrane protein, with product MGKRITLFIAIVLTSITLATAQEIVVKGVIRDQQNQSLPGASVLVKGTQTGTVTDVDGNYSIPVPGGDAVLVVSFIGYETKEVAVGNQTQIDVILGGDQKTLNEIVVIGYGTQKRGDVTTSIASVDTKDIEERPILQAAQALQGKAAGVQVTQPSGKPGSALSIRVRGATSVQAGNEPLYVIDGVPTMDTRDLNVNDIESIQVLKDASSAAIYGARASNGVVIVTTKRGKANQSQINFSAYYGISNIAKKINVLNPQQYADLMNEMGHNVTVGRETTDWNKEVFTTGSNQNYQLSFSGGNDKNRYFVSGAITQDKGIIKPAAYRRYSFRMNLDNQIKSWFKLTTNISYSNAKIRDVKDNNNAGRNAVVLGALGAPPTMGIYSQDSIRGTIFSTNPLKAGWDNPLAAMFGPDQSQRDNRIFGNVSGDFTLAKGLVYRSNFGIDYMNHSNDYYLDPYRTTEGWGANGSTHGLGNATRSKSLTYLWENTVNYEKKVDKHEFSALAGTTIQSNNWNNAYIAGRDFPADGVVKTINAANEITNAYTEQSEWFLNSYLGRLMYNFDSKYLITANFRADGSSKLAKGNQWGFFPSVSAGWRISAEPFMQDVKFISDLKLRGGWGQNGNQEGLANYASYGLNSYTRREPTTPPSGPAVTPPVYAPNPDLRWETTTQTNIGIDLSMLQGRLTLTADAYLKKTNDLLLNVPLPNTSGYNYMPRNSGKLENKGLEFVLSSVNFDKSDFQWNTDFNIAFNRNKITELQLSEIYRYADVEGRSDQIIILQEGVSLGTFYGYIADGVNPETGDMIYRDVNGDGSFSPSDRTIIGSAQPKFTYGMNNSLTYKSFGLSFLFQGSQGNKAFNASRLETEGMYDSKNQSTEVLGRWTKPGDITDIPRATDGNVNNSLISSRFIEDASFLRLKSATISYNLSRNVAEKIKLGRASIYLTAQNLFTLTKYKGFDPEVNAFTGSGATLGIDYGTYPVSRAFVAGLNVTF from the coding sequence ATGGGAAAGAGAATTACGTTGTTCATAGCCATCGTTTTAACTTCGATAACACTTGCAACCGCGCAGGAGATCGTCGTGAAAGGCGTGATCAGGGATCAGCAAAATCAGTCGCTACCGGGAGCCAGTGTCCTGGTGAAGGGAACGCAAACCGGGACCGTTACCGACGTCGACGGAAACTACTCTATTCCGGTGCCCGGCGGCGACGCGGTACTGGTAGTTTCGTTTATTGGTTACGAAACCAAGGAAGTCGCGGTAGGCAATCAGACGCAAATAGATGTGATACTCGGCGGCGATCAGAAAACTTTGAATGAAATCGTCGTGATCGGTTACGGTACCCAGAAGCGCGGCGACGTAACCACTTCGATCGCATCCGTGGATACCAAAGACATCGAAGAACGTCCTATTTTGCAGGCTGCGCAGGCATTGCAGGGAAAAGCGGCGGGTGTGCAGGTTACGCAGCCTTCGGGCAAGCCCGGCAGCGCATTATCCATTCGTGTACGCGGAGCGACTTCCGTGCAAGCTGGTAACGAGCCGCTTTACGTGATCGACGGTGTGCCTACGATGGACACGCGCGACCTGAATGTGAACGATATTGAAAGCATACAGGTATTGAAAGACGCCTCATCCGCAGCAATTTATGGCGCGAGGGCTTCCAACGGGGTTGTAATAGTAACGACCAAAAGAGGGAAGGCCAACCAGTCACAGATCAACTTCTCGGCCTACTATGGTATTTCCAATATCGCTAAAAAAATCAACGTACTGAACCCGCAGCAATATGCGGATCTGATGAACGAAATGGGCCACAATGTGACCGTAGGCAGGGAAACGACCGACTGGAACAAGGAAGTTTTCACCACCGGCTCCAATCAGAACTACCAGCTCTCATTTTCAGGCGGAAATGATAAGAACAGATATTTCGTCTCCGGTGCAATTACGCAGGACAAAGGTATTATCAAGCCCGCCGCCTACCGCCGGTATTCATTCCGCATGAACCTTGATAACCAGATCAAAAGCTGGTTCAAACTCACCACCAACATCAGCTATTCCAATGCGAAGATCCGCGACGTGAAGGATAACAACAATGCGGGACGTAATGCGGTGGTACTCGGCGCATTGGGCGCGCCGCCGACGATGGGGATATACTCGCAAGATTCAATCCGGGGCACCATTTTCTCGACAAACCCGTTGAAAGCAGGCTGGGACAATCCGCTGGCGGCGATGTTCGGGCCGGATCAGTCACAAAGGGACAATCGTATTTTCGGTAATGTATCAGGTGATTTTACGCTGGCAAAAGGGCTGGTATACCGTTCCAATTTCGGGATCGATTACATGAACCATTCCAACGATTACTACCTCGATCCTTACCGCACTACGGAAGGCTGGGGCGCGAATGGCAGTACGCACGGCCTGGGCAACGCAACCCGCTCCAAATCACTTACTTACCTGTGGGAAAACACGGTGAACTACGAGAAAAAGGTCGATAAGCACGAATTTTCGGCACTGGCGGGTACCACGATCCAGAGCAACAACTGGAACAATGCCTATATCGCCGGTCGCGACTTTCCCGCCGATGGCGTCGTGAAAACGATCAATGCAGCCAATGAGATTACCAATGCATACACCGAGCAATCGGAGTGGTTTCTGAACTCGTATCTGGGACGGTTGATGTACAATTTTGACAGCAAATACCTGATTACCGCCAACTTCCGTGCGGACGGTTCCTCGAAACTGGCGAAAGGAAATCAATGGGGCTTTTTCCCGTCGGTATCCGCCGGCTGGCGTATCTCTGCCGAGCCTTTTATGCAGGACGTCAAATTTATCAGCGACCTGAAATTGCGCGGGGGCTGGGGACAGAACGGTAACCAGGAAGGTCTGGCGAACTATGCTTCTTACGGACTTAACAGCTATACCCGCCGCGAGCCGACAACGCCGCCATCAGGCCCTGCCGTGACGCCGCCTGTTTATGCGCCAAACCCGGATTTGCGCTGGGAAACAACCACGCAAACCAACATCGGGATTGATTTGAGCATGCTGCAGGGCAGGTTGACATTGACTGCGGATGCGTATCTGAAAAAAACCAACGACCTGCTCCTGAATGTACCGCTGCCGAATACCAGCGGCTATAATTATATGCCGAGAAATTCAGGCAAACTGGAAAACAAGGGTCTGGAATTTGTACTGTCGAGCGTGAATTTTGACAAAAGCGATTTCCAGTGGAATACGGACTTCAATATTGCATTTAACCGCAATAAAATCACCGAGTTGCAGCTGAGCGAAATCTATCGCTATGCCGACGTGGAAGGTCGCAGCGACCAGATCATTATTTTGCAGGAAGGTGTTTCGCTCGGCACATTCTACGGCTACATCGCGGACGGTGTGAACCCGGAGACCGGGGACATGATTTATCGCGACGTCAACGGGGACGGAAGCTTCTCCCCTTCCGACCGCACGATCATCGGCTCAGCGCAGCCTAAATTCACTTACGGAATGAATAACAGCCTGACTTACAAAAGCTTCGGCCTGTCGTTTCTTTTCCAGGGCTCGCAGGGGAATAAGGCCTTCAATGCATCCAGACTGGAAACAGAAGGAATGTACGACAGCAAAAACCAGTCAACCGAAGTGCTGGGCCGCTGGACAAAGCCGGGTGACATTACCGACATCCCGAGAGCAACCGACGGGAATGTCAATAACTCGCTGATCTCGTCACGCTTTATCGAAGACGCCTCGTTTTTGCGCCTGAAAAGTGCCACGATCTCTTACAATCTGAGCAGAAATGTAGCTGAAAAGATTAAGCTGGGCCGGGCATCGATTTACCTGACTGCGCAAAACCTTTTCACGCTAACCAAATATAAAGGCTTTGATCCTGAGGTGAATGCATTTACAGGCAGCGGTGCTACACTGGGTATCGATTATGGTACTTATCCCGTGTCCCGCGCGTTTGTAGCTGGTTTGAATGTTACTTTTTAA